GCATTAAGGATCAATATTTGAAAGGGTACATTGGGTAGTCAGGGAGGAAGGGTTAGGTTTAGTCCAATTCTTGTATGAGTTTCGTTGTATTGTTGTGGTTCCGATGTTTAGGTTGGGTCATTAttatatgcctttttgaacaaatatgtttttaataatTTTCGAAAGATTGTTAGGTGTCGTGCTTTGTTTTCAAgatgtttggtagtgcgttccgtagttgcgtgcttatgtaggagaagctggatgcataagttgatttatattttaatcctttgcagcttgggtagtggcgATTCAGGTATGTGCGTGATGACCTTTTTACATTTCTGGATGGTAgatcggggcctcgccgtgaatgattttgtgaactagggtgtagattttgaacgcaattcgttccttgattggaagccaatgtagctttttaCGTAGGGGTTTGGCGATTTCAtgtctcgtttttccaaatatgagtctggctgcagacTCAAACACTATATCCTGCCACAATAAACCTCTAATGTGAGCTTATAATCTGGTGATATAGATCTGTTATTAGATAGCTGACTATCATACATagccaaaatacaaaaatattttcttagagAAGCATTCTTTCCAGAGCGTCAATTTAAGGACAGCAGCTGCAGGATCCTGAAGTTGTATTTTTGCACACACATCCTTGTTCACACTGGCCACAATCAGCTGGGCAACAGGAACAGCAGCCAGAaaaatgtccttttctctcagaacttctcaaacTTGCAAatcccacccaccaccaccgcTTTTTTTTGCAAGAGGTGCATGCACACTTCTTGCATTTGCAAGAATCTGCACAAGTACAAGAGCCACCGGTAGCGCATTTAcaattctgaggatccatttcaaATCCGCGGACTTCGGCAGAACAACTGGTAATAGAAAAACAACCAGTGTTTTATCCAGGATTCTTTACAGCATTTGATGCCTGCAGTGTGATTTGAAACCtcttattatcctatataataattctcacctccaacgttctatgcttgggaccgtggctccctggctgcaggtggtctgcgaggcagacacgcacggacgtcactgacgttaaaacagctgattccaaggcaaggagaggagtaaggaaacacgcgcagcgtgtttccctactcctcctactgcctcgaaatcagctgtcacccccttccgcgaacctgtcgatccccccccaccggaacgccgaaaaccgcacccccaccccctgccgCTGTTatgcactacctgtgctgacagccgaagtgttgttctgccctttgggtgggttcctcaatcatcttctcagaaagtttaactccgtgcatctgacgtcagacgcacgcagaggaacttcccgacaagatgattgaagaaccagtGGGAAGGAACGAACAACACTTTGGCTGTAAGAACAGGTAgcacggcagcggggggggggggggggcagttttcgccggcacgggggggggggggggaacgacaggttcgcagaaggggggggttcaagggggccgtagggggggggggaattgcctgcctcaggcccgtttccttgcctacagaaacgggccttttttactagtattttaataaGGCCTCAGTCTAACATTGCATTCACATGTACAtgctagtaaaaaaaaatcatgttatttttaagAGCCAGACAAGTATTTTTAAGAGCAGTGAAGGTTTGCATTGTACCCAGCCTTATGCTACAACACTATCTCCTGTGTAATGTGCTTGCAAAGCCAGCAAAATTGCCTTAATTTCCATTTTGATGGGACGGAACAAGTCCCTAATGGAAAAGCTTGCCCAGCCTAAGTAGCTTGATATAGTAAGGACTTATATATTATCAAATTCAGTATATCTGAGATATGTTTATTGTAATTTTAACCATGCTTTTAAAGAAAGCTGAGATTCTGATGAGGATGCTAACTTAATTAATGAACAGAGATGTGCTTGCATAatcttttgttgtttgtttggttgGATTTGGATCTGAGTTATGCTAATAGACTTTGGGTTTGGTTTGCAAACTTTTAATTTCCCAGGACACATTACTTAAATGGGTAAAATTAGCGTTAGCATGAGCTAATGTATGATATGGACAGCCCTGAAAAATCCCATCatgcatccacctctcctctaacCAAATGAAATCAGTTGACATCAAATATTGAAAGTAATTAGGACACAGCTTTATTACATAACAGGTGTTACTCATTGAGCCAGATGAGAAAGACACAAGAAACTGCTTTATTcattatcatctactatctcttcctctccctaagagatcttGTATGCTTGCCCCATATTTTCTTGAATCTAGATATAGCTTTCAACTCTACAGCcatcaccgggaggccattccacgcatacCATCCTTTTCTgaaaagaagtattttcttaCATTCAGTGgcgcgtaccaaggggggagcggtgggggcggtcccccccgggtgcaagtcactgggaagtaacctgttccggggcagagggagcatggaaacgaacgaagctgaccggtgcgcggcacctccccagcggcgtgcacccagtggGGGGgcggggttctttcgccggggtgggggtgtcctttcgccggggggggggggggggtcgcgctgcaccaggggggtggggcgctgcacccggggggcggggcgcatcggcgatccgccccgggtatcagcccccctaggaacaccactgcttacattactcctgagtctatccccttttacattcatcctatgccttctcattccagagcttcctttcagttgaaaacgATTTGCCTCATGTGCGTTAatgccacggaggtatttaaCTGTCGCTATCATATCTTCtttttcccacctttcttccaaagtatacgtattgagatctttaaatctgtccccatacactttatgatgaagactacaGACCATTTTAGTTGTCGTCCtctggacagatttttttttttaattgaaaaatttctcatttgtacaaaataaacatattCAGAAATATACTTAGGAAAACTTGGTTAACACAATTGCAGAATAATAAGCCTATCACTAAGAGGGCAACATTTTtggtatcttttctttttttgttacatttgtaccctgcgctttcccactcatggcaggctcaatgcggcttacatggggcaatggagggttaagtgacttgcccagagtcccactagcaacattccatgtagaatctccaatagtagcaacattccatgtagaatctccgatagtagcaacagaacctcaaatagtagcaacattccatgtagaatctccaatagtatctattttatttttgttacatttgtaccctgcgctttcccactcatggcaggctcaatgcggcttacatgggcaatggagggttaagtgacttgcccagagtcccactagcaacattccatgtagaagtcggcccttgcagatcaccaatgtggccgcgcaggcttctacatggaatgtgctagtggaatagcaacgttccatgtagaatctccaatagtagcaacattccatgtagaatctccgatagtagcaacattccatgtagaacctcaaatagtagcaacattccatgtagaacctcaaatagtagcaacattccatgtagaatctccaatagtatctattttatttttgttacatttataccctgcgctttcccactcatggcaggctcaatgcggcttacatggggcaatggagggttaagtaacttgcccagagtcccactagcaacattccatgtagaagtcggcccttgcagatcaccaatgtggccgcgcaggcttctacatggaatgtgctagtggaatagcaacgttccatgtagaatctccaatagtagcaacattccatgtagaatctccaatagtatctattttatttttgttacatttgtaccctgcgctttcccactcatggcaggctcaatgcggcttacatggggcaatggagggttaagtgacttgcccagagtcacaaaagaGGAACataagtttattattattatgaggcTTATTTTGCAAAGAAGAGTGTTCCTTTCTCTTGTAGCCAGACCCCGAGGTGggggggtaacatagtaacatagtagatgacggcagaaaaagacctgcatggtccatctagtctgcccaagataaactcatgtgtataccttaccttgaatttgtacctgtctttttcagggcacagaccgtataagtctgcccagcagtatttcccacctcccaaccaccagtcccgcctcccatcaccggctctggcacagaccgtataagtctgccctcccctatcctagcctcccaaccaccaacccctcttccccccacctgctccgccacccaatttcagctaagcttctgaggatccattccttctgcacaggattcctttatgcatatcccacgcatgtttgaactccgttaccattttcatctccaccacctcccgcgggagggcattccaagagtctaccaccctctccctcctctctcttctccatcACGTCCTATACACTCTGTTTAGTGAAACtggatttcactaaaaggagcgtgcaggaggtgagggggaagaaggggcaggcaatgcggcggtgccAAAGACCggagctggcgggggttggggacccccgccagcaaaaccaggggcctagaggaaatttgagggggcccaggcctcccgtggccccacatagctacgcctctgctctgGACAGCCTATTATAACTTTTCCTGATGTAGCCAGACCTACTCAACTATGACAGAAAGCTTTTGTAGGGATTCTTGCTTTAGGAGCTTCTTTTTTCTTAAAATTTCCCTTTAAATGTCTTGTAACACATGATGATAATGCCTTTTATTTTTTCTTGATCCTATACCCCTGGAAACTTTTCTGTTAGAGAAGGTAAAATctttagtttaatttttgtgtGCTTTCTACTCTTATTAATGCAGGTTTAAATTGAGTTATATGTAATTGATAAGTTTCTGATCTCCATTTGTGAAGGGGTTTTGCTTTAAattccctccacccttttttttttcttttatgtaactATAGTCAGCCGATTTTCCCATGATGTGGAGTTGTATGcaggattaattttttttttccctttggaccgattccatcctgtttgTGTCTTTTTGagggtgcagtctccagaactgaacactgtAAGGCTGTACCGAATGTTCATATTCAATTCTATTCAGCCCCAAAtatattattcgtattcggccaaatagtgatttaaattcgaatacaaATAATCCGAGTCTCCACTGTGCTAAAtcttactgaaataaacacttgatctctgatttcacgatgcttcttttattatttgactagccattaagcccgtaacaacgggctagttttttgttttcctatggcctccccccgtccaccaaccctgctctctcccctgccctcaccccatgtccagcaaccctcctctcccccctcccatccgctccatccacccgtgtccatcaactgttctctcccctaccctccatcctcgggctcccatccaccgtgattgtgacctcctgtgccctgccgtccccACCGCCGCCATTTCGCCGTTCCCCCggcgttgcccccccccccctctttccgccgTCGTCGTGTCGTCAGTTCTCCATCGCTGCGTCTGTTTCCCTTGGTTCcgccccctccctgctccctcctcctccgatttccacgcccatgtccaagccctcctccctattgggctgtactgctggtggaggcggggcttggacttctacaccctcagcgttccgactctactgcgcatttgcaggtgagtcggtcacttgccgtttatatgtttgatatgtaaAAGCTCAATGCCCcttattcgtattcagccgaataatagttttcattatttgtatttggtggaatagtaaaatatgctatttggtacagctctagtacacagtactctaaatggggccacACCGGAGACTTAAACAGAGATATTATCATCTCCTGTtttctggccattcctcttcctatgcatccaagcatccttctggattttgttgtttccttttttaactgtttggccatcttaagattgtcagatatgatcacctccaaataggtggggaaagggAATCAGCATCAGGAGCTTCAAATAACAAGGGAGATCAGGGCGGGAGGGAGAAttggcatcggggggggggggggggggtagatggaaGACTTGTCACATTTCTGACTGACATCCTTATCTGGGTGCCTACAGATATTCAGCCATGACCCGGATAAATGTGGgtctcggctgaatattggccaggacctgcataaataTTGTCAGCCAGTAATCTCTGAGTCTGACCAGGCCTTAGATATTCATGGCCGGTTACCAGATATtggcctggctttgaatatcttgGTCTAATTTAGCCGTTGGTTTTCAGTGCTTAAACACTGACCTACTTCTGACTGCATATTGACCGGAGTGGAAATAGAAATGATACAGAAAACAGTGACCAAAATGGTGAAGGAGATACAAtgactttcatatgaggaaaggttaaagaggttaaatCGGTGAAGGAGAATACGATAGGTGTCTACAAAATCTTGTATAGCCAGCAAGAAACAATCAAtgcaaatcaattttttttttcaaagactaCAGGGGACATACCTTGAAGTGACATTGTAATACTTTAAAACatataggaaaaaatatttttcactcttcATACAGTTCAGCACTGGAAGCCAGAGGATATGGAAAAAGCAGCTGTAAgcataagcataaaggaatcctgtgccgaaggaatggatcctcaggagcttagtcaagatcgggaggcggggctggtggttgggaggcggggatagtgctggacagacttgtacggtctgtgccagagccggggttgggaggcagggctggggaggtgaggatagtgctgggcagacttatacggtctgtgcctgtgccagagccggtggttgggaggtggggctggtggttgggaggcggggatagtgcagggcagacttatacggtctgtgccagagccggtggtggaaagcgggactggtggttgggaggcggggatagtgctggacagacttgtacggtctgtgccagagccggggttgggaggcagggctggggaggtgaggatagtgctgggcagacttatacggtctgtgcctgtgccagagcggtggttgggaggtggggctggtggttgggaggcggggatagtgcggggcagacttatacggtctgtgccctgaagagcacaggtacaaatcaaagtagggtatacacagaaagcagcaaatatgagttatcttgttgggcagactggatggactgcgcaggtctttctctgccgtcatctactatgttactatgtaagaacataagaatagccattctggatcagactgatggtccatctagccaggtaTCTTGCTTctgcagtggccaatacaggtcacaagtacttggcaaaatccccaagaataacaagattccatactatcaagtccataaactgttattagaGTAAATGTAGGCAGAGCTAGCTACGGTATAGTGCTTCCTGTATGCACGATAACAGTGGGACAGGGAAATTGTGTAATGGTAGCTGTTACCAGAATTTTCTAAACCCCATCCAACAAATTATATGACTCCAAGTTCTATCACTCCTGGAACTGACAAGCAAATGACACCAGGCTCAGAgattgcaaaaaaaaataaatgcttttTATTTACAAGTGGATCAAGTAACCAAATATAAGCAGaggtatttatttaattttttgttacatttgtaccccgcgctttcccactcatggcaggctcaatgcggcgggcaatggagggttaagtgacttgcccagagtcacaaggagctgcctgtgccgggaatcgaactcagttcctcagttcccccaggaccaaagtccaccacccaaaccactaggccactcctccactgttgctactatttgagattctacatggaatgttgctattccaacattccatgtagaagtcgacccttgcagatcaccaatgtggccgcgcaggcttttgcttctgtgagtctgacgtcctgcacgtacgtgcaggacgtcagactcacagaaacagaagcctgcgcagccttctacatggaatgttgctaatggaatagcaacattccatgtagaatctccaatagtagcaacattccatgtagaatctccaatagtatctattttatttttgttacatttgtaccctgcgctttcccactcatggcaggctcaatgcggcttacatggggcaatggagggttaagtgtcttgcccagagtcacaaggagctgcctgtgcctgaagtgggaatccaactcagttcctcagttccccaggaccaaagtccaccaccctaaccactaggccactcctccactgtagtgTGGTAGTTAGTGTGGGAGAGAAAAGTAAGAGCTGTAAGGAACTCGGAGGAAAACAAAGACGAAGTTGGTTGTACGCTAGATAGGAGAACACTTATCAGAACTCTTATTTGATAAACACACTTAAGCCACCTAGATATTCATCCTCCAGCAATAACAGAGCTGATATACAACCTGattagcagcttttaaactaaaatcagGAGGAAAGCCGACAgacacccaggagtgcatggtacggtgtggagtatccttgaaggatgctATTGAAACaatctttagggaatcccgatagagaggtttcaataatggtgaaagaaagccaggaatgTTCAGTGGATGaaaagagtaaaggatgcaaattgtccccattaacttcaaagcagcctgtagatgcaaggaaaatagacaatttgaagtgtctatatacaaatgctagaagccttaaaaataaggttgtatatacagtgggggaaataagtatttgatcccttgctgattttgtaagtttgcccactgacaaagacatgagcagcccataattgaagggtaggttattggtaacagtgagagatagcacatcacaaattaaatccggaaaatcacattgtggaaagtatatgaatttatttgcattctgcagagggaaataagtatttgatcccccaccaaccagtaagagatctggcccctacagaccaggtagatgctccaaatcaactcgttacctgcatgacagacagctgtcagcaatggtcacctgtatgaaagacacctgtccacagactcagtgaatcagtcagactctaacctctacaaaatggccaagagcaaggagctgtctaaggatgtcagggacaagatcatacacctgcacaaggctggaatgggctacaaaaccatcagtaagacgctgggcgagaaggagacaactgttggtgccatagtaagaaaatggaagaagtacaaaatgactgtcaatcgacaaagatctggggctccacgcaaaatctcacctcgtggggtatccttgatcatgaggaaggttagaaatcagcctacaactacaaggggggaacttgtcagtgatctcaaggcagctgggaccactgtcaccacgaaaaccattggtaacacattacgacataacggattgcaatcctgcagtgcccgcaaagtccccctgctccggaaggcacatgtgacggcccgtctgaagtttgccagtgaacacctggatgatgccgagagtgattgggagaaggtgctgtggtcagatgagacaaaaattgagctctttggcatgaactcaactcgccgtgtttggaggaagagaaatgctgcctatgacccaaagaacaccgtccccactgtcaagcatggaggtggaaatgttatgttttgggggtgtttctctgctaagggcacaggactacttcaccgcatcaatgggagaatggatggggccatgtaccgtacaattctgagtgacaacctccttccctccgccagggccttaaaaatgggtcgtggctgggtcttccagcacgacaatgacccaaaacatacagccaaggcaacaaaggagtggctcaggaagaagcacattagggtcatggagtggcctagccagtcaccagaccttaatcccattgaaaacttatggagggagctgaagctgcgagttgccaagcgacagcccagaacttttaatgatttagagatgatctgcaaagaggagtggaccaaaattcctcctgacatgtgtgcaaacctcatcatcaactacagaagacgtctgaccgctgtgcttgccaacaagggttttgccaccaggagccgacaagagaaggaaaaatactagacttagtccttagtggtgctcatgatctagtgcagggggtaacgatacgagggccgcttgataacagtgatcataatatgatcggttttgatattggcattgaaggaagtgaaactaggaaatcaagtacgctagcgtttaactatagaaaaggtgattacgacaaaatgagaaaaatggtgaaaaaaagactgaaaggagcagctcgcagagtaaaaaacttgcatcaggcgtggatgctgtttaaaaacaccatcctggaggttcaggacaaatatattccacgtattagaaaaaagggaaaaaagactaaacgtcagccggcgtggctaaacagtaagataaaggaaatcattagagccaaaaaacaatccttcagaaagtggagaagagaaccaactgaaagtaacaggatagatcataaggaatgccaagccaaatgcaaagcggagataaggagggcaaaaaaggactttgagaagaaattagcgttggaagcaaaaatacatagtaaaaacttttttagatacattaaaagcaggaaaccggccaaagagtcggttgggccgctggacgaaaatggtgttaaaggggcgatcaaggaggacaaagccgtagcggagaaattaaatgaattctttgcttcggtcttcaccgaggaggatttgggggggacaccggtgccggaaagaatatttgaagcgggggagtcggagaaactaaacaaattctctgtaaccttggaggatgtaatgggtcagttcagcaagctgaagagtagtaaatcaccgggacctgatggtattcatccgagagtattaatagaactaaaaaatgaacttgcggagctactgttagaaatatgcaatctgtccctaaaatcgagtgtaataccggaagactggagggtagccaatgttactccgatttttaagaaaggttccagaggagatccgggaaattatagaccggtgagtctgacgtcggtgccgggcaagatggtggaggctattattaagaataaaattgcagagcatatacaaaaacatggactgatgagacaaagtcagcacggatttagtgaagggaagtcttgcctcaccaatctaatgcatttttttgagggggtaagcaaacatgtggacaatggggagccggttgatattgtatatctggattttcagaaggcgtttgacaaagtgccgcacgaaagactcctgaagaaattgcagagtcatggaatcggaggtagggtattattatggattaagaactggttgaaagataggaagcagagagtaggattgcgtggccagtattctcagtggaggagggtagttagtggggtcccgcaggggtctgtgctgggtccgttgctttttaatgtatttataaatgacctagagatgggaataactagtgaggtaattaaattcgccgatgacacaaaattattcagggtcgtcaagtcgcaggaggaatgtgaacgattacaggaggaccttgcgagactgggagaatgggcgtgcaagtggcagatgaagttcaatgttgacaagtgcaaagtgatgcatgtgggtaagaggaacccgaattatagctacgtcttgcaaggttccgcgttaggagttacggatcaagaaagggatctgggtgtcgtcgtcgatgatacgctgaaaccttctgctcagtgtgctgctgcggctaggaaagcgaatagaatgttgggtgttattaggaagggtatggagtccaggtgtgcggatgttataatgccgttgtatcgctccatggtgcgaccgcacctggagtattgtgttcagtactggtctccgtatctcaaaaaagatatagtagaattggaaaaggtacagcgaagggtgacgaaaatgatagtggggatgggacgactttcctatgaagagaggctgagaaggctagggcttttcagcttggagaagagacggctgagggggagatatgatagaagtgtataaaataatgagtggaatggatcgggtggatgtgaagcgactgttcacgctatccaaaaatactaggactagagggcatgagttgaagctacagtgtggtaaatttaaaacgaatcggagaaaatttttcttcacccaacgtgtaattagactctggaattcattgccggagaacgtggtacgggcggttagcttgacggagtttaaaaaggggttagatagattcctaaaggacaagtccatagaccgctattaaatggactggaaaaattcctcatttttaggtataacttgtctggaatgtttttacgtttggggagcgtgccaggtgcccttgacctggattggccactgtcggtgacaggatgctgggctagatggacctttggtctttcccagtatggcactacttatgtacttttgtacttattaggtcttgtttgccagagggattaaatacttatttccctctgcagaatgcaaataaattcatatactttccacaatgtgattttccggatttaatttgtgatgtgctatctctcactgttaccaataacctacccttcaattatgggctgctcatgtctttgtcagtgggcaaacttacaaaatcagcaagggatcaaatacttatttcccccactgtagcactAAATgaggaggtagatataataggcatttcagagacctggtggaaggcggacaatcaatgggacactgtgttagcagggtacaaattatattgcaataatagagtgaatc
The genomic region above belongs to Microcaecilia unicolor chromosome 7, aMicUni1.1, whole genome shotgun sequence and contains:
- the LOC115474619 gene encoding metallothionein-like, whose product is MDPQNCKCATGGSCTCADSCKCKKCACTSCKKSCCSCCPADCGQCEQGCVCKNTTSGSCSCCP